A stretch of DNA from Cryptococcus neoformans var. grubii H99 chromosome 14, complete sequence:
TTCAACAGAGGATTTCTGAGTTGACGAAGGCTAAGAAGGAGCCAAAGGGAAATGGAGCGCCCGCCGTTATTGTCCTTGGGCTAAGTGGGTTGAGATGTGCAGATATCGTTAGAGGGGTCAGAGATGTTAAGGGGAAAGGTGAAGTAGCCAAGGTTGGTATTTTACTGAGCCGGACATTCTAACTATGTCACTTATTTTACGCATATTAGCTTTTTGCCAAACATTTCAAACTCGCAGACCAGATCAAGTATCTCGAACGGACAAAGGTGTCCATCGCAGTTGGTACTCCTGCTCGAGTAGGCAAACTTCTTGCTGAAGGTATGTCCTCATCTGTCACCGACTGCTTTCTGTTTTTACGTGTATTGATGGGCTACAGGTGCTATCAAGATCTCGAAAGATACCGTCCTCTTGCTCGACATTGGACACCAAGATAGCAGTACGTCATTGTTTCCTCTCGATGTCCATAACCATCGGAGTTGACGAATATTGCAGAGACAAGGACGATTCTCACTCTTCCTGAAGTAAGAGATGAACTTTGGAAATCAGTTTTCAGCGgagcagcaaggaagaCGTTGCTCGACAATGGAGTCAAAATTGGTGCATTCTAGATGACATTGAATTGCGCTATTGCGGATGTACGTTACTTTATAACTGTGTGTTCTTTGGCCTTTGTGATACCGCCAGGAGGTTTTCCGGTCCTAACCGGGGTTGTTCGTTATCGCGCAAGAAACATTGGTGCGAATGATTAATACTAATCATGTGACCTTTCAAGCACCAAATGACGGCGATATGCTGTATGTATTCTCTCCATACATCCAAACTGCGTGCGCCATGCATGCACAAGATGCAGCAGGCAGTATTTTGTACAAAGTCAAGAAaactccttcctccacttttttCTGAGTCCCGCTCCGCCACCGACCTCCACCACTGCAGGACCTCGACTTTCGTCCATGCACATGCCCGAGGCAACATGGATACTTGTCAACTAATAgatccttcctcctcacatcaagatcaaggagtTTGCCTCAATGGTTCCCAGTCGCGTGGTGTTGCTTGGCGTTAGCTGGACCTATATCCTTAGCAAGACCCAAGCTGCAACTACCACAATATGTCTTCTCCCCAGCCACTACAAGAGAACCAAAGACACCTTCCCCATTTTTCAACTTCTGACTAACGACATATAGCTCCCAACAAACATGTATTATATCCCTACAGTCATTATTGCAGACAAGAAAGTTGTCTCTTCTACGTCACCTGCACAAGGTTCTCCAAGCAGCAAGCCGCAAGATACAGAAGCACATCCTTGAAACTCAGCTTTATTTAGAAATGATTATGGCAATCCTTTGTAGATGATCCTTTGAACAAAGCTCGTAGGTAAGTACTGAGGATTCCGGGATCTTCGTTCTAATTTTACGAGCGGAGTGCAGAACTTCCAGGGGGCGAAGAATGGCCACGGGTCATGGTTATATAAAAAGCTAAATCCTTAACCAGCCGTCAGCTATCATTGGTATACTTCATCCTGTGGGGTTAGAAGAATGCAAAACTGTCCAAAAATGCCAACTGCAAGTGTTCAAGTAGAAATGTATGCCGTTTTCAATCGCGCATCTCGTAAGAAAACTATTTAACCCAGCAAAAGCGACTAAcgctcttttccttcgtgTTCTCATAAAAAAAGTGATTCCCCTCGTGCGCCACTCGATTCACCTCCAGCATACATCCggtctcctccccttcctgcTCAGAGGATGGTAATCGCAAGTCAACCATCTAATAAGTTGCAAAAAGCCGAGCAAGGCCgacaaggaggtggaggaagggagaatAGTGAGGCGTTGAGTGGGGATACTGTTGTGAGAAGCGAAGCTGTTTTAGCGGTATCGTGAGCATTTTCTCTCTTATTACGAGTAAGAGTCCTCGCTGATCAtatcttccctctcctaGTCATTCTAGCATGGACAGATCTCCTGAAGCAGACAGCTCAGCAATCGGAGATAAAGGTAACTGCAAATACAAGCGATGGTATCCCGGCGACGCATCACACGGTGGTCGACCAGCATGGTGGAATAAGGTGTTGTGTTGTGGTTATGGGATTGGCTGCTTGTTATGTCCTTGTGGGAGCTTGACTTGTCGGCATGAACGCAGTTAGGGGTCAGTAAAAGTTTGAAGTTCGGACAACTGTCTTACGAATAAGACTTAAATAGGACCGTAGTATGTACATCTTAAGATACGCCATCATGAAGCAGTTGGCGatgtcttcttcacattCTCCCCATCATTGCTGCACAATCTCTTCCCTGACGGGCTCCTCGACAGGCTCACAAACaccccatcttccaaccttctcctcccctttccaGAGCACATGacccctcttcccttcaCCTCGACGTTCATACTCGTGGAAAGCGGGTTTACTCCTTTTAGCTACCTTTTTCCGTCTAGCAGCTCTAACAGGGCCATCGAGCGAATCTGGATCTCGTGCAACCGCGCTTTCTGTTGGATTATTATTGTGATGGGCAACGGGTGGGGATGGGATAGACAGGACGGTGGAGCATGTGAGACATGTTTGGTTTGTCTTGTTAAAAGTGTTTCGGTTGGCTAAGGATTACAAGCCTCAGTCTCATGTATtattgaagagaagagctAGGAGAGACTCACGTCGATTTCGTATACGACTTGTAAGTCCTGGGATGAGGACAGTAGAGCAGACCCCGCAAATAGACCTCTTAAGCGATGGGTCACTATTTTATATCAGCCCCGTACCATCCTAGACAGGGATGCGGTCTCACAGCTTGAGTTGATTGTGCACAACCATAGTTTTAGTCTCTCTCATGCCCATTCTTGCCAGCTTTTTGAACGCTCCTTGATCCCCTGCACGCTCCACTGCCCGTCTCTTGCCCTTTCTATCCGTTACCAATTGTAcgtctccatctccatcagatgttgatgttgatggcCCTGCATCAATGCCAAGATTCTGCAGATAGATGGCAGCTTGATATGTGTAGTTGATCCGCTGAAAAAGGTCTTTGTTGAGGATCTGAGGCTGGGCTGGTTGTCTAGGTACTTGCGGTTGTTTTTTGGGGCTATTCTGCTTAGGCTGTTTAGCCTGGGTGGCTGTGGAAGCGCTAGACCCGTTGTTTACCATGCTTTCTAAGGAGTTTATGGATGACTATGTAGAATAGCGTATGCAAGGGTATGTTAGTTTCGATCTTTTCCGTTTTTTGAAGAGTCGGCTGTCTAACGCGATTTCGGCATGGTTGACCTTATTGTTCTCATCTTATCTCCGTGGATCTCAAACCTCATTTCTTTTCGTCTTACCTCCCACTGCGCTCTCAAAATGCCAGGCGCCCGCTCAGAAGGTATGTACACTCCAAAAATCAATATTAATATTGATACATAGGACGTGGATCAGAGCTGACTGGCTGACATCAACTGTCATCGCAATTCGTCAATGACCTTGTAGCGGGTGGTGTCGACAATCCATTGGTACTGGATAGTTCAGACTCGGACGACAATCTCTCAGGATTACCGCTGAATGGAAGAGGTATGTCCTGAGGTCACCCATCATGGACAAATTGCTGACATCAGTATCAAGTCAAACGGATTGATGGTAACGACCGGTCATATAAGAAGAAGTCGTTGACGTCCATGAGAAAGTCTAGTAAGATCGTTATGCCAGTACCCTATTATTTCGCTAACAAACAACATCACAGCTGTAGTTGACTTGACATTGTCCGACTCTGACGAGGCCGTTGAATCCgtcaatctccttcccgGCTCGAGTTCGACCCCCGATCGGGCAGCGCAAGCGGGAATATCAGACAAGCAACCAAGCCTTAGACGGCGTCCAAGACCATTCATGTCTATAGCGGattcctcttcaccaccaGAAAATCAGAATGTCATTAGTTTTTTGGGGAATCATTCTCAAGAGATAGGAGAGCTGCCTAGTCCGCCTCTAGTTGAGGATCGTGCGGCGCCGAATAAAATGGAACTTGGTGGGGAGAACATTGCTGGTCAGAATAATGAGGCTAATGCTGCTCAAGCTGCGGTGCCTGTGTCTGGGACGCCTTCATTAACATTAAGTTCAAACAGACCGCAATCGGTCTCTGGGGCTCAACTTGTTGTGGCTTCCTCTAGCAGATCTGCCATCAATTCTCCTCCCAGACGAACCCCTTCAATACCCCAACAGTCACCTTCGTCTCGTGCGACACCCTGCAGATCTGCCAGTATTGCGTCTTCCCGTTCAAGGCCCCCAACTCCTCCATTACCAGCAACACAGTCAACACCTGTAACTGTATCAAGGCGTCTAGCGTCCCCAATCCTCTCCCCTGTACAGGCTGTTTCATCAGCTATCATCTCGCCCACCATACCTTCAATACCCTCACACGCTTCACTTTCCGATCCTACAATACTTTCGCCGCCTTCAGCTACATCAGCACCTCCAAATTCCCCAATACCTTCTACATCCACTACAGTCCAGACTCCTGCAGCTGCTTTAACTTATGCACGCCCATCAACTTCTGCAGCGCCTTTACCTGTGATGCCTATATCCGTTACACCCGCTACAACTTCTCCAGCTGGTCCCGGACCATCAGCTCTTCAATCCGCTTCAGAAGCCACCAAATCATCTGACCAAAAAGAATCGCCAAGGAAAACGAACTCCAAACAACCGTCTTCCCCTTCAAGTACCCATGGCCGGTGGACGGATACACGGCTATTTCACACTCCTTCTAATCTGTCAGCTACATCTGGGAAATCTTCAGCAGCTTCGTCGAGATCGAAATCTCGGGCACCGTTATCTAGTCGTGCGGCTATGAGTGACAATGTTGCTGGTCCCTCGAAAACGACTTCTGTTTCATCAACCCATCCGCCATCTAGAGcctcaccttcatcccTACCCTCACAGTCACAAAGGCAAGTTCACCCAAGGCCACCATCCCGTGACGGCGtaggaaagagggagaagaaatcCAAGACGCTTTCTTCAGGTACTGGCCAAAGTACACCCTCAAAGTTCTCCTTACCAACTTCCGATGTGGCCTCAAATCAGAAAAATAAATCGACTGGTCTTAACGCGCTACCAAAAAAGCCGTCCAGTACACCGACCTCAAGTATCCCGCAGAGAACCAGTACATTGGCCACGGCCATGGCCATACGTCCATTTGTTCGATCAccaactcctccttccccccAATCGTCGTCTGAAGCTTCCCGATCTATCCAAACTTCTAGAGGAGCGGTAAAAGCCGCTCAAAATCAAGATAAAATTCATCCATTATCGACGGCATTGTCCATATCTTCCCATTCTAGGGAAGCAACGACAAAGGCCACCACACTTTTCCACACCACAAGTTCACCACCATCGCCCTCTCAATCTACTTCAGCGCCCACAAAATCGCACGTGGTATGGAATGCTCAAAAGTTAGGAACAACAGTACTTTCCAGCGAAAGGATACATCTTTCTAGAGGGAAGAGTCAGACAAGCGATTCTGTGGTTGCTCCGGCAGCTTCCCAGACTGCAGCCTCCTTGTCATATCCGGCAGGGACATCAGGTGGAGCTCGAGAGGCCGATAAGAAAGCCGTGGAAACCTCTTTTCACGCAGGACCATCCTCTGCTGATTTTGAGGCATTTGTACAGCCTTCTACAAGCGCTATCGCACCCACGACTGTGCGTCCCTCGGTGGCTCCACCTGAAGATGCTCCTGTTCTGAAGTCTGGTTCTATaatccatcctctctttcgCGCTGCGTCTGCAATTGGAGATCAGAATGCTTTTACCAAGACAGAAGCAGTTGGTGATGTGTTGTCACAAGGATCAAAGGGTCGGGCATCATCACCCCGAATAACAACTACTGGAGCAGTCTCGCATTTGGCGCCGCATGTTGATTTAGGCTCGAAAATTAAACCGACAGCAGCGCCGTCGCTCTTCGCGTCAGGTGTAACTACCAAAAACGTCGATGATCAGGATTCTGCGCAGCCACAAAACCAGACACCTCTTCCGTCAGCTATCTCTGTTtcgtcaaagaagaacCATGGGTCATTGTCCAAAGAGTCGAGCATCAAATCTGCTGCGTCATTTATCTCCAGTTCAAGCACCTTAGGCGATTCGGTCTCCGGACTCGGTAGAAAATCGCATCACAAATCGACGCAATCGATGCCCCAAAGTCCGCTCCCGACGACTAATACCAACAATAGTAGTGGTATAGAGGTCAACTCTTGGCTTAACCCGCAACCTTTCGGTCCTTCTTTCGCCGCTTCTCATTTGAGTATACATGCCAAGAAAAAgtggaaagaaagggaaagagggaaggagagggaaaaggaaaaggttcgagagaaggaaaaggcggaagaagagaatgagCAGTTGAGGCAAAGACGAATAGCAGATTTGGAGAAGCTCTCGGCAAATCTGGAACTCTATAAAAGACGTATGGACGTTGAATCCCGAACCCGTTCGATTCCTCGTGCGGATGGTGAAACCAGAAAGCGGCCGCCAAGTCCAGGAATCAGCGTAAGCACTGATGCGGAGGTGAGGGTTGTAAAGAGGAGCAAACCAACGTGGGCTATCGCGCCTGAAGGTGGACATGTCGCTCCTGCaatggagaaagaaagtgCAAATGTCAATAAGAAGGCAGCGGATGCCATCAAAATCAACCATCAACCGGCATCGTCTTATGCTCCCGCGTTTGCTACCCCTGCCTCACCTGCTAAGGCAACTAGAACTCCTCTATCTGTTACTGCCGGCTTGGGACCACCAGTCAATTCTTCCAGTTCAACCAGTACGCCTTCATTGCTTAGTCGTTCGATTAATTTAGGCATACTAAGGGATAAACCGAAAGATCATATGGACGATGACGACGGAGATGATTCGGCTGGTGGGTTGCCAGTCAGGAAAACCGGGAAAAATGGTGCTGTCGAGGAGCAAGTGGAGCAAGTCCGTCTGGATCTGGATGATGTCTCTATACACGGTAGTTCCCCGGCTGCGCCACTTTCTATTTTCACTTCACGGTTTAGGGATGTGTCTATCACGCCCTCTCGGATTCAAAAGACGTTAGAGGAGTCAGATAACGATGTTCCTATCCAACGGTATGCTGTGAAGGTAAATGGGAAACAGAAGGCGCAACGCAGCAAGGATAAGAGTTATGGAAGCGAGAGTGAGAATGATGTTCCTCTTAACTGGCCTtcaagaaaaggaaaggggagaACCGCTCCTGAACCTCAGGATAGTTCAGAAACACAAagggatgatgacgatgtgAATTTGGGATCAGGcgatggagaggagaggcCCAGCGACGACGATTCTATTCCTGTTCCACCGGCTCCCCTATTCAAAGATCGCACTGCTCATGTACGACAGCCCTTGCAGACACTTTTTAAAGGCGGAATTGTCGCAAAACATAGCTACCAGCGCCCTCTTGCCAAAGCTTCTGCTGTTTCCCCTGTTCCGAGTGCCAATCGCCCCTCCCCTGCGCCCTCTGCCAAAGCCGATCTGTTGCCCCAAAAGCGCAAACGTAGGCTCAAGAAGATTACCAGCCAGCAATGGCAACACATCGCACAGAACTCTCTGTCAGATGTTGACGACCTGCTAGGCGAATCttcaaagaagaggttgagTCCGGAGAATGCAGAGAAGCTCGGTGCCGATCTTTCTAAGCTCACAAGGCCTCGTGTTTTCTCTATCGTTTCTCGCTCAGAGCCCAGGACAAAGAGAGAACCtattgaagaagataatAATGAGTACTTTACGGATTCTGACTCACATACATCTGACGTCGCATTATTTTCCCAACATCCCgaccctcctcctcctccagagCGCATTCGCGAAGCGAAACGCAATTTCGATACGCGTAACATCGATCCATGGAACAGGCAGAAGCACACTTTTCGATCCAACCCGGCTTTGCATCGTGCCATCTTTGAGGCATATATTATGCAGTCTACGTCAATGGAAGAGTCGGGCGGAGATGATATCAAGGTGACGAATGATGTCGACGCTGATGGTGGTCCGCCGGACTTTGAGTTTGTATATTCAGATACTATGTTATATCCGGACGGTATACCACCGCCAGAGCTAGGTTTAGGGTGCGATTGTGATGGGCCTTGTGATCCGGATTCTGAGACTTGTACTTGTGTAAAGAGGCAAGAGCTTTACTTTTATGATCTAGGCTTGAAAGGTTTCGCATATGATGAGTAAGTCGTTTGCCTATCGAGTGCATCTTGTTCAGATTTTGATACTGTGATAGAAATGGCAAAATCAGAGAGAACTCTGCTTCCATTTGGGAGTGTAACGAACTATGTGGATGTCCTCCTGAGTGTATGAATCGCGTAAGTTAACCTCTATACTTTCCATTCTCTCTTAATGATTAATTTCATGTTAGGTCATCCAACGAGGCCGTGCCAGGGATACCGGAATAGAGATTTTTAAGACtaaagaaaaaggttgGGGCATCCGCGCTCGGTCATTCATACCCAGTGGAACATACATCGGCAGTTACACAGGAGAATTGATTAGGGAGGCGGAAAGTGAACGGCGAGGAGTTACCTACACCGCCATTGGTCGAACGTACGTCCCTTCCTTCGTACATCTCTCAACATCGTCCGACATCTGACACTGTCTCTTCTATTCACAGATACGTTTTCGACCTTGACGGATGGCAAATTCGGCACCCACCCAAggggttggagaagattgataAACGCGCCGCGGAATTGGCTGAAGCGGTGAAAATGAGAGCCAGAGCTGCAATGCGGGAGAGTCAAGAAGATGCTTATAATGCGTATAGTGGTTAGTTTCTTTCTCGTATCATAAACAAGGGACGAACAGGAACGCTGCTGATGATGCATAAATTTAGTGGATGCCTTCCATTATGGGGTACGTGCATATTGGTCTTGGGCAGAAAGCTGTTAGATTACTAACGACTTGTATGGTGTCTTTTCTGTTTATTGATCATAGAACGTGAGCCGGTTGCCCACTTGAAAAAGAGAGCAGAAGCTGATCCACTGCCTTAGTTTACCCGCTACTTTGTGAGAGGCCCGAAAATTTCGATTCGGATTTAGATACTGATCAAATGAGCTTTTAGAACCACTCATGCGATCCCAATTTGGCGATTACCCAAGCATACGTCAAGGACTTTCATCCAGAACGACCATTGTATGTCGCCATTTTTTAGAGTTCAGAAGTGTCGCAGATCTTCACTGAATACCGTTTCATAGACTTGTGATCTTTACTCGCCGAGATATTAAAAAGCACGAAGAACTTTGTATCAGTTACAAGGGTATACCCGTACGTCACACATATCCTTTTTTACCTTTTCGCTTTGCTTAAGAGATGTGGATGCTAACGACGTCCATGCTGACATGCaggacgacgatgacaTTCCATCCCCAGAACCtgtcaaaaagaagaaggggggTAAGGGCAAGAAACAGATGTCTAAGACATCTGCTTCGGCACATCCGCCAGAGATGACGGCTTTGAATTCAGACAAAGGCCTGGTGGAAGTGAAGGATATCTGTCGATGGTAAGTACAAACTTGGctgtcttctttttgtcCAAGGAGCCCATGTTgcaaagagaaagatgctGATGGGGTGAGGTAATGTGTAGTGGAGCGAAGAATTGTGATGGAAGAATGTTCAACTACGGCCCCTAGATGATCACAACGGGTTTGGGCAAAGATTGTATAGCGGCAAAGGAGTTGGCTGGTAAACAAGGACAGCATTCCTGTTGCGAAATTTATTTGTATGAGTAATCATCATTTTGGGGCGTATGTTGCCATTTTTGATTTAGGAATTTGTTTTGCATCTATGCACCATCTTCGCATATTGCTGCTTCTATTCTAATGCTGTCAGTTGACTTCAGTGCTGTGTTTGATCATGATATGGTATTCCCGGCTGGATAATTTGCCGGTTGGTTACTGATATCTTTGGGTGATTCGCCTAGAGTGTGGTCGAGAGCAAGTTGCAATTCATTCACGAGCTCTTCTGCAATTACCTATCAGCGATTGGCCTCACGATGCAAGGTCAAAAGGGATTTACTCGATTGCTTGAGGACCTGCTTATATTCTTCGTTTGCTATCTTGATCTCATCTTGCAATTCTATTAATCTCTTGGCCTAGACAAGTTCATTATGAATGTCAGCTGTATTCCGTTTTGATCTCTACGTCCAAGAATAAGAGGGGAAATCGTGGTGACGTACCCGCTCAGAGCTGTCTCCGGGCTTAGGGAGCCCATCGATGAGATGTTGGATATCTTTCGATCTTCTTACGATGTCGGCGACGAAGGTTTCAATAGCAGCTGAAATTTGCCCATTAGCTCACCAATTGTATTGAGCGAGCACCTAGTATCCCTCCTATCGTCCATTTTACTCGACTTCAGCACCACACAATGCACCAATCTTCCGATCCTCTGACTTTCCAAATGTCTCAAAACTCATCACACACCTTTATATTCCACTCGGTTGGCTGCATTAGGGGTCGATAGGGTCGTGGGGATAGATATGGAAGTTTGTTCGAACTGGGTGCGTTTGGTAATATATTCGATTGACGTTGAGGTGATCGTTAATAGCTAGGAATATCGAGGGCAGACCGGGTCAGCCATTGGTGACACTTGGGTATTCAGGTAAGGCGTGCTTACATCTAGGATGGCATCCTGCAGCTGAGTGATCCTGTCCTGTAATATGATATTGGTTAACATTTGCATGAGAAACAAGGATACTTGGGATACACACCATGTCAGTGGATAACTCTTCGTGGAGCATCGCTGGCGAACAGAGTGTATAATGCCAAGGGACATTGATATTCCCAGTCGTGCTTATCAAGAAGACTTGGACATGCGACTGGGGCAAATTAGCGGGTGCGAGGTATGGGAATAAGCTGGAATGTACGAGTCGTAAACATAGAAGAAGTAAGAGAACGGAAAAAAACGAGCCGGCTCCTGTTCCGGATCGCGATGgatttgttgttgtcatGGTGATTGTCATTGTCCTTGTTTACATCACCCATTCAAAGTAatcattttcttctcctttctcatAAGCAGCAAACTGTCTGCTTCTACAACACTCAATGTCCACGTCAACTGAGATATACGACTCCCTACGCTCCATACTCAGCCCTCCTCTCATCTCACGACATCGATCGTCATCCGAAATATCAGATGGCCTCAAGAGGATACGCAGAATAATTTTAACGGAGGGTATACCAGAAGTCGTGTGTTCTAGTCTGTCAACCATTTTGTCAGGGATATGCTCACTACAATGCTTAGCCTGATCGCCTTCCGCTGCGTCCGAGAATATGGAAGCTCTTGCTCAAAGTGGACAGCCTCCAGACAGAAGATTATCTACGCTGGGTGTCCATGGGCCCTTCTTCTGATAGTCACAAAAGTCAGTTTATACTCGGTTCAAGCTATCATGTGCGCGATACAGAAGCGGCTGACCATTCAGACAGTCAAAAACGACACATTCCGGACACTGGCGACTGATACTCAATTCAAGGGCAAAGTAAAAGAGGACATGTTGATAAGGTTGTTGGAAGCTTTTGTCTGGAAAATTACCTGCACGCATGCTTCGCATCTGCacattgaagaaggcgcTGATTGTAACTGTAGCGGCAGAGACAGCAAATGAATCCCAGCCATTCAAATACGTCCAAGGGATGAACGTCCTCTCTGCTCCCTTCCTGTTCACCCTGCCCTCTCAGCTCGAAGCTTTTCAGTGTTTCTCAACGTTCATCGAGAACGGTTGTCCACTCTACGTACAGCCGTCTTTGAAAGGTGTCCACAAGGGTCTTACCGTACGTTTATATACCTGCTTTTAGTAGGTATGAAGCGAAATATTTGTGGGCTGATCAAAAGTAGCTGCTGGATAGGTGTTTAGAGGTCGTTGACCCCGAGCTATATGATAGATTAGCGAGCAAGAACCTTAAAGCAGAGATTTATGCTTTCCCATGTACGtcctctctcatctcttttTAGAAGCTATGACTATCAGCAACTAATCACTATCATCTTTTTAGCAGTCATGACATTCTGCGCTTGTACTCCGCCCTTGGAAGAAGTCCTTCGCCTATGGGAGTACGTCCCTTTTATTCTTCTTATCTCAAATTCAGCTACTCAAGGATATTCATGCTGATGGCTTGTTGGGGATTCAGTTTCCTCTTGGCATTCGGCTTGCATCTCAACATACTCTGTGTTATTGCCCAATTATTGCTTATACGTCAAGACCTGATGGATTCACCCTCGTATGTTTTCTCATCACTTCACTTAttacttcctcctcatgCCATATATGCGGTGTTATTCAGCTAACGAATGATTAAATAATCAACCAGACCGATGAAAATCCTCCGAACATTCCCTTCGCTAGATGCACGGCCCGTCATCGGCGTGACCGTTGCCCTCGTAAAAGATATACCGGAAGAGCTGTACCGAGAACTGGTAGCTCATCCTTTCTCCTGTTAAATGGGAGCTAGTGGATGACAAAAAGAGCGCGAATGGATGGCGCTCCTTGAAAGGAACATATGGGTTCAGGGGAAATATTACATGCTCTTGGACATATCTGTGTTGTTTATACTTCTTTTGACGGACGCCTATCAACGATGTAATGACATGACGACCCCCAAATAGTTTTTCAAGCCCGGTGTACAATAACTTCATATCATACATCTAGATCTAAAGAAGATAGTAATCACTACaactttctccttcaaagcCTAAAATCCCTCCCAGCCCCATGTCCGTCTCCCAACCATATGTCCACATCCCTCTCTATGcttccctcccatccctccccttccatcaaccttctccccctccgCTCCCCTCCTTGCAGGACCCTCACAATCCGGGATCGTACAAAACACACAGGGCGCCCCAACACCTTCTTGTCTATCTTTGTAGAGCTGGGCATCTG
This window harbors:
- a CDS encoding histone-lysine N-methyltransferase SUV39H, variant 1 → MRKSTVVDLTLSDSDEAVESVNLLPGSSSTPDRAAQAGISDKQPSLRRRPRPFMSIADSSSPPENQNVISFLGNHSQEIGELPSPPLVEDRAAPNKMELGGENIAGQNNEANAAQAAVPVSGTPSLTLSSNRPQSVSGAQLVVASSSRSAINSPPRRTPSIPQQSPSSRATPCRSASIASSRSRPPTPPLPATQSTPVTVSRRLASPILSPVQAVSSAIISPTIPSIPSHASLSDPTILSPPSATSAPPNSPIPSTSTTVQTPAAALTYARPSTSAAPLPVMPISVTPATTSPAGPGPSALQSASEATKSSDQKESPRKTNSKQPSSPSSTHGRWTDTRLFHTPSNLSATSGKSSAASSRSKSRAPLSSRAAMSDNVAGPSKTTSVSSTHPPSRASPSSLPSQSQRQVHPRPPSRDGVGKREKKSKTLSSGTGQSTPSKFSLPTSDVASNQKNKSTGLNALPKKPSSTPTSSIPQRTSTLATAMAIRPFVRSPTPPSPQSSSEASRSIQTSRGAVKAAQNQDKIHPLSTALSISSHSREATTKATTLFHTTSSPPSPSQSTSAPTKSHVVWNAQKLGTTVLSSERIHLSRGKSQTSDSVVAPAASQTAASLSYPAGTSGGAREADKKAVETSFHAGPSSADFEAFVQPSTSAIAPTTVRPSVAPPEDAPVLKSGSIIHPLFRAASAIGDQNAFTKTEAVGDVLSQGSKGRASSPRITTTGAVSHLAPHVDLGSKIKPTAAPSLFASGVTTKNVDDQDSAQPQNQTPLPSAISVSSKKNHGSLSKESSIKSAASFISSSSTLGDSVSGLGRKSHHKSTQSMPQSPLPTTNTNNSSGIEVNSWLNPQPFGPSFAASHLSIHAKKKWKERERGKEREKEKVREKEKAEEENEQLRQRRIADLEKLSANLELYKRRMDVESRTRSIPRADGETRKRPPSPGISVSTDAEVRVVKRSKPTWAIAPEGGHVAPAMEKESANVNKKAADAIKINHQPASSYAPAFATPASPAKATRTPLSVTAGLGPPVNSSSSTSTPSLLSRSINLGILRDKPKDHMDDDDGDDSAGGLPVRKTGKNGAVEEQVEQVRLDLDDVSIHGSSPAAPLSIFTSRFRDVSITPSRIQKTLEESDNDVPIQRYAVKVNGKQKAQRSKDKSYGSESENDVPLNWPSRKGKGRTAPEPQDSSETQRDDDDVNLGSGDGEERPSDDDSIPVPPAPLFKDRTAHVRQPLQTLFKGGIVAKHSYQRPLAKASAVSPVPSANRPSPAPSAKADLLPQKRKRRLKKITSQQWQHIAQNSLSDVDDLLGESSKKRLSPENAEKLGADLSKLTRPRVFSIVSRSEPRTKREPIEEDNNEYFTDSDSHTSDVALFSQHPDPPPPPERIREAKRNFDTRNIDPWNRQKHTFRSNPALHRAIFEAYIMQSTSMEESGGDDIKVTNDVDADGGPPDFEFVYSDTMLYPDGIPPPELGLGCDCDGPCDPDSETCTCVKRQELYFYDLGLKGFAYDENGKIRENSASIWECNELCGCPPECMNRVIQRGRARDTGIEIFKTKEKGWGIRARSFIPSGTYIGSYTGELIREAESERRGVTYTAIGRTYVFDLDGWQIRHPPKGLEKIDKRAAELAEAVKMRARAAMRESQEDAYNAYSVDAFHYGNFTRYFNHSCDPNLAITQAYVKDFHPERPLLVIFTRRDIKKHEELCISYKGIPDDDDIPSPEPVKKKKGGKGKKQMSKTSASAHPPEMTALNSDKGLVEVKDICRCGAKNCDGRMFNYGP
- a CDS encoding cell cycle arrest protein BUB2, yielding MSTSTEIYDSLRSILSPPLISRHRSSSEISDGLKRIRRIILTEGIPEVPDRLPLRPRIWKLLLKVDSLQTEDYLRWVSMGPSSDSHKIKNDTFRTLATDTQFKGKVKEDMLIRLLEAFVWKITSAETANESQPFKYVQGMNVLSAPFLFTLPSQLEAFQCFSTFIENGCPLYVQPSLKGVHKGLTLLDRCLEVVDPELYDRLASKNLKAEIYAFPSVMTFCACTPPLEEVLRLWDFLLAFGLHLNILCVIAQLLLIRQDLMDSPSPMKILRTFPSLDARPVIGVTVALVKDIPEELYRELVAHPFSC
- a CDS encoding cell cycle arrest protein BUB2, variant, which produces MSTSTEIYDSLRSILSPPLISRHRSSSEISDGLKRIRRIILTEGIPEVPDRLPLRPRIWKLLLKVDSLQTEDYLRWVSMGPSSDSHKIKNDTFRTLATDTQFKGKVKEDMLIRLLEAFVWKITSAETANESQPFKYVQGMNVLSAPFLFTLPSQLEAFQCFSTFIENGCPLYVQPSLKGVHKGLTLLDRCLEVVDPELYDRLASKNLKAEIYAFPFMTFCACTPPLEEVLRLWDFLLAFGLHLNILCVIAQLLLIRQDLMDSPSPMKILRTFPSLDARPVIGVTVALVKDIPEELYRELVAHPFSC